In Prevotella sp. oral taxon 475, one DNA window encodes the following:
- a CDS encoding ATP-dependent DNA helicase RecQ yields the protein MAIDRFKEKLREYWGYPDFRGIQRNIIESIAQGRDTLGLMPTGGGKSITFQVPALVMSGVCIVITPLIALMKDQVDHLRQKGIRAAAIYSGMSRSEIVATLENCIFGGVKLLYVSPERLASDFFKIKLRHMKVSFITVDEAHCISQWGYDFRPSYLAIAEIRKLKPEVAVLALTATATPRVIGDIQRKLQFRVENVFRMDFGRKNLAYIVRQTSNKSAQLRRILNAVSGSAIVYVRSRRRTKEISDYLNSIHIPATFYHAGLEPTVKNLRQNMWQQNEVRVMVATNAFGMGIDKPDVRVVVHVDSPDSIEAYFQEAGRAGRDGQKAYAVLLWEEVDKSKLNKRVAHHFPDKEYIKGVYEDLAYYYQIGVASGAGHSFLFDIEKFCHTFKHFPIQVNAALHLLDRSGYLHYHTDPDGKARLKFLLERDELYRLENRPAQEDAVITSLLRCYCGMFSDYVYIEEALVAQEAGLNTHQVYVVLKNLAQQHIIRFIPQRKTPIITYLRNRVDGERVVIPKEVYEDRKEQLSQRIASMLAYISEGTICRSRQLLRYLGEECEEDCGQCDVCLARSSEKTTDATATHAQELILRLLADGQHHSLEELYTLPLRKDDLTDALEYLLNEDELMIEGNSIFKA from the coding sequence ATGGCGATCGATCGATTCAAAGAAAAATTGCGTGAATACTGGGGCTATCCCGATTTCCGCGGTATTCAGCGAAACATTATCGAAAGCATTGCGCAGGGGCGAGACACGTTAGGACTGATGCCGACAGGCGGAGGAAAATCTATTACGTTTCAAGTTCCGGCACTGGTGATGAGCGGCGTGTGTATCGTTATCACGCCGCTCATTGCGTTGATGAAAGATCAGGTGGATCATTTGCGACAGAAAGGCATTCGGGCCGCAGCCATCTACTCGGGTATGTCGCGGAGCGAGATCGTTGCAACGCTTGAAAACTGCATCTTCGGCGGCGTGAAACTGCTTTATGTTTCGCCCGAACGGCTCGCTTCCGATTTCTTTAAAATCAAACTCCGACACATGAAAGTGAGTTTCATCACGGTGGATGAAGCTCACTGCATCAGTCAGTGGGGTTACGATTTCCGTCCTTCTTATCTTGCCATCGCCGAGATACGCAAACTCAAACCCGAAGTGGCCGTGCTCGCTCTCACAGCAACAGCCACGCCGAGGGTGATAGGCGATATCCAGAGGAAATTGCAATTCCGTGTGGAGAATGTGTTTCGGATGGATTTCGGACGCAAGAATTTGGCTTACATCGTGCGTCAAACGTCTAACAAGAGCGCACAACTGCGGCGAATCTTAAATGCCGTTAGCGGGTCGGCTATTGTCTATGTGCGCAGCAGACGGCGGACGAAGGAAATCTCCGACTATCTCAACTCCATCCACATTCCTGCCACTTTCTATCACGCCGGATTAGAACCGACCGTGAAAAATCTTCGACAAAACATGTGGCAGCAGAATGAAGTGCGCGTCATGGTGGCCACGAATGCCTTCGGAATGGGAATCGACAAACCTGATGTCCGCGTGGTGGTGCATGTAGATAGTCCCGATTCGATTGAGGCCTACTTCCAGGAAGCCGGCAGAGCAGGCCGAGATGGACAGAAGGCTTATGCCGTATTGTTGTGGGAAGAAGTTGATAAGAGCAAGCTCAACAAGCGAGTGGCCCATCATTTTCCCGACAAAGAATATATTAAAGGTGTGTATGAAGATCTGGCCTACTACTATCAAATCGGTGTGGCCAGTGGTGCCGGTCACTCGTTTCTCTTCGACATCGAAAAGTTTTGCCACACCTTTAAGCACTTTCCCATACAGGTGAACGCCGCTTTGCACCTTTTAGACCGTTCGGGCTATCTGCATTATCATACCGACCCGGACGGAAAAGCCCGATTGAAGTTCCTCTTAGAGCGAGACGAACTCTACCGACTCGAGAATAGACCGGCCCAAGAAGATGCCGTCATCACAAGTCTTCTGCGTTGTTACTGCGGCATGTTCAGCGATTATGTCTACATCGAAGAAGCCCTCGTAGCCCAGGAGGCTGGTCTGAACACGCATCAGGTGTACGTCGTACTGAAGAATCTTGCCCAGCAGCACATCATCCGATTCATCCCCCAGCGCAAAACACCCATCATTACCTATCTGCGCAACCGAGTGGACGGAGAGCGGGTGGTCATCCCCAAAGAGGTTTACGAAGATCGGAAAGAACAATTATCTCAGCGCATCGCCAGTATGCTGGCCTATATTTCCGAGGGAACGATATGCCGCAGTAGGCAATTGCTGCGCTATCTGGGTGAAGAATGCGAGGAAGACTGCGGACAGTGCGATGTGTGTTTGGCTCGTTCGAGCGAGAAAACTACTGACGCGACCGCCACGCATGCCCAAGAACTGATTCTTCGATTGCTGGCCGACGGACAACATCACTCCCTTGAAGAGCTCTATACCCTGCCACTTCGGAAAGACGACTTGACTGATGCCCTGGAATATCTTCTGAACGAGGACGAACTGATGATCGAGGGAAATTCTATTTTCAAAGCTTAG
- a CDS encoding GEVED domain-containing protein has protein sequence MKISTLFGGVALLISSVAQVQAQTYCQPSKTNPANFAHAASQSFYSLVVTSGGTTLLSYTDGPCKNAYNWLQDEQSFKTAPGEKLLLDVRSGIWTWDIQIGFDWDGDGSFEDIQRAFSTPGTAITEATSSWNPIYASTYADTNWRRAQQSSLGHRGVVQHQFTVNVPADAKAGKSRMRILCDGDGYAGGHAPALDMCNSVGYAGSMHDFGVEVTVVNAIDHVKTSDTAAQTDEVYTLSGVRLNTPVKDLPKGIYIVNGKKIVNP, from the coding sequence ATGAAAATTTCTACACTTTTCGGAGGAGTTGCTCTCCTTATTTCGTCAGTGGCACAGGTACAGGCACAAACTTATTGTCAACCCTCGAAGACCAATCCGGCCAATTTTGCACATGCCGCAAGCCAGTCTTTCTATAGCTTAGTGGTAACGTCGGGCGGAACAACGCTGCTTTCTTACACCGATGGACCCTGCAAAAATGCTTACAACTGGTTGCAGGACGAACAGTCTTTTAAGACCGCACCGGGCGAGAAACTTCTTCTCGACGTGCGTTCGGGCATTTGGACGTGGGACATTCAGATAGGTTTCGACTGGGATGGCGATGGCAGTTTCGAAGACATTCAACGTGCTTTCTCCACGCCGGGTACAGCCATCACCGAGGCCACTTCATCTTGGAACCCCATCTACGCCTCGACCTATGCCGATACCAATTGGCGCAGAGCGCAACAGTCGAGCTTAGGTCATCGGGGCGTGGTGCAGCATCAATTCACCGTGAACGTACCTGCCGACGCAAAGGCCGGCAAGAGTAGGATGCGCATCCTGTGCGATGGCGACGGTTATGCAGGCGGACATGCTCCTGCGCTCGACATGTGCAATTCGGTGGGTTATGCCGGTTCGATGCACGACTTCGGCGTCGAAGTGACCGTAGTAAATGCTATCGACCACGTGAAAACTTCCGACACGGCAGCACAAACGGACGAGGTGTACACCCTGAGTGGCGTTCGGCTCAACACGCCTGTCAAAGACTTGCCCAAAGGCATCTACATTGTCAACGGTAAGAAAATTGTGAACCCATAA
- the tsaA gene encoding tRNA (N6-threonylcarbamoyladenosine(37)-N6)-methyltransferase TrmO → MQIQPIAHFHSPFSSKFGIPKQSGLVEDLRGKIVFEPAYRSRDALRGLEGFDFIWLIWAFSANVQPTNSLVVRPPLLGGNERVGVFASRSPFRPNGLGLSSVRIERIEWQSMQGPVIHVLGADLMNGTPIFDIKPYLSYADSHVGVRCGFVDRHAIRRLEVRFEADMSPYFTAEEQEVLRGVLELDPRPHYQSSPTKIYGMPFQGVDIRFSVSQDGVLTVTEIVG, encoded by the coding sequence ATGCAAATTCAACCCATTGCCCATTTTCATTCGCCCTTTTCTTCTAAGTTCGGCATTCCTAAACAAAGCGGATTAGTAGAAGATTTGCGCGGAAAAATTGTCTTCGAACCTGCCTATCGCAGCAGAGATGCGCTACGCGGACTGGAGGGTTTCGATTTCATTTGGCTCATTTGGGCGTTCTCGGCCAACGTGCAGCCGACCAATAGCCTGGTGGTTCGCCCGCCATTGTTAGGCGGAAACGAGCGAGTGGGCGTGTTTGCTTCGCGTTCGCCTTTCCGACCGAATGGTTTAGGCTTGTCTTCCGTTCGGATTGAACGCATCGAGTGGCAGAGCATGCAGGGACCAGTGATTCACGTCCTGGGGGCCGATTTGATGAATGGGACGCCCATCTTCGACATCAAACCTTATCTATCCTATGCCGACAGTCATGTAGGAGTGCGATGCGGATTTGTGGATCGTCATGCGATTCGTCGGCTCGAGGTACGTTTCGAGGCAGATATGTCTCCCTACTTCACAGCAGAGGAGCAGGAAGTGCTGCGAGGCGTGCTGGAATTAGACCCTCGTCCACATTATCAAAGCAGTCCGACAAAGATCTACGGCATGCCTTTTCAAGGGGTAGACATCCGTTTCAGCGTTTCACAAGACGGCGTGCTCACCGTCACAGAAATCGTGGGCTGA
- a CDS encoding polysaccharide biosynthesis/export family protein, with translation MKKILIPFILLAAVLLTGSCGGSKRVVYFQNIDTLSLAASKGQHDTKIMPKDQLSITVVTTDPAASAPFNLTVNGTVGTRGQLNSASNLQDYAVDNDGNIEFPIVGKLHVAGLTKKQCQDLIKEKISSYLSATEKPIVTVRMSSFHVTVLGEVNSSSVIPVTTEKMSIIEAIAQAGDLTLYGKRDNVMLIREDADGHKSVHRLNLKDANLINSPYYYLQQNDIVYVEPIAAKANSAQVSVSTSIWVGLASSILSLASLIVGLTR, from the coding sequence ATGAAGAAGATACTGATTCCTTTTATCTTGTTGGCAGCCGTGTTGCTCACGGGAAGCTGCGGAGGAAGTAAGAGAGTGGTGTATTTCCAGAACATCGATACCCTGAGTTTGGCTGCATCTAAAGGGCAGCATGACACCAAAATCATGCCCAAAGATCAGCTCTCCATTACTGTCGTTACAACCGACCCAGCAGCTTCGGCTCCCTTTAACCTCACCGTAAACGGGACTGTGGGCACACGAGGACAACTCAATTCGGCATCCAATTTGCAAGACTATGCTGTGGATAACGACGGAAATATCGAGTTCCCCATCGTAGGCAAACTGCATGTAGCCGGTCTGACGAAAAAGCAATGCCAAGACCTGATTAAAGAAAAAATCTCCTCTTATCTCTCAGCCACCGAAAAACCGATCGTCACGGTGCGGATGTCGAGCTTCCATGTAACGGTGTTGGGCGAAGTGAACAGTTCTTCTGTCATCCCCGTCACCACAGAGAAGATGAGCATCATCGAGGCTATTGCACAGGCTGGCGACCTCACCTTATACGGTAAACGCGACAACGTGATGCTCATCAGAGAGGATGCCGACGGGCACAAGTCGGTACATCGACTCAACTTGAAGGATGCTAACCTCATTAATTCGCCCTACTATTATTTGCAGCAGAACGACATCGTCTACGTCGAACCCATCGCAGCCAAGGCCAATAGTGCTCAGGTATCGGTCTCGACAAGCATTTGGGTGGGCTTGGCAAGTTCGATATTGTCGCTGGCTTCTTTGATTGTGGGATTAACGAGATAA
- a CDS encoding amidophosphoribosyltransferase, whose translation MEPLKHECGVAMIRLLKPLEYYQQKYGTWMYGLNKLYLMMEKQHNRGQEAAGMACVKLETQPGHEYMFRERAEGSNAITEIFARVQREFAKVGAEELADADFAQHTLPFAGRLYMGHLRYSTTGKSGLSYVHPFLRRNNWRAKNLSLCGNFNMTNIEEIFHRLTQQGQSPRIYSDSYIMLELMGHRLDREVERNFVAAQAQGLTDTDITRYIEDHVDVANVLKTTMTHFDGGYVVCGITGSGEFFSMRDPWGIRPAFYYRNDEVVALASERPVLQTTFAIERDEVKELEPGTALIVRRNGDCRIERIIEQRGDSSCSFERIYFSRGSDADIYRERKKLGEQLTDTILRAVDYDTRHTVLSFIPNTAEVAFYGMVDGFKRYIRRQQTHRIQELGHSPSAEEIADILREDVRLEKVAWKDIKLRTFIAEGNSRNDLASHVYDITYESIRPGEDNLVVIDDSIVRGTTLQRSILRILNRLHPRRIIIVSSAPQIRYPDYYGIDMPRLEEFCVFRATVALLKERGLHTLIDDIYKECVAELKKSAAEMQNCVRALYKPFTVEEINEKIVEMLRPQGVATPIELVYQSIEGLHRAISHHKGDWYFTGNYPTPGGTRLCNQAFVNYVERERQK comes from the coding sequence ATGGAACCCTTGAAGCATGAGTGCGGTGTGGCGATGATCAGATTGCTCAAGCCGCTGGAATACTATCAACAGAAATACGGCACGTGGATGTACGGGCTCAACAAACTCTATCTGATGATGGAGAAGCAGCACAACCGCGGACAGGAAGCTGCGGGCATGGCTTGCGTGAAGCTCGAGACGCAGCCTGGACACGAATACATGTTTCGCGAACGGGCCGAGGGTAGCAATGCCATCACCGAAATCTTCGCACGAGTGCAGCGGGAGTTTGCCAAGGTGGGAGCGGAAGAGCTCGCCGATGCCGACTTTGCTCAACACACGCTGCCCTTTGCCGGGCGACTCTACATGGGACATCTACGCTATTCTACCACAGGAAAGAGCGGACTCTCTTATGTGCATCCTTTCTTGCGCCGCAACAACTGGCGGGCGAAGAACCTCAGTCTGTGTGGCAACTTCAATATGACCAACATCGAGGAGATTTTTCATCGACTCACGCAGCAGGGACAGAGTCCGCGCATCTACAGCGACAGCTACATCATGCTCGAATTGATGGGCCACCGATTGGACCGCGAGGTGGAACGCAACTTTGTAGCGGCGCAGGCGCAAGGGTTGACCGACACCGACATCACGCGATATATCGAAGACCACGTCGACGTGGCCAACGTATTGAAGACTACGATGACCCACTTTGACGGCGGCTACGTGGTGTGCGGCATCACCGGTAGCGGCGAATTCTTCTCCATGCGCGACCCCTGGGGCATTCGTCCGGCTTTCTATTATCGCAATGATGAGGTGGTTGCTTTGGCCAGCGAACGACCCGTACTGCAAACGACCTTCGCCATCGAGCGCGACGAGGTGAAGGAACTCGAGCCTGGAACTGCCCTCATCGTCCGGCGTAATGGCGACTGTCGCATCGAACGCATCATCGAACAGCGGGGCGACAGCTCGTGTTCGTTCGAACGGATCTACTTCAGTCGTGGGTCGGATGCCGACATCTACCGCGAGCGAAAAAAACTGGGTGAGCAGCTTACTGACACCATCCTCCGCGCTGTCGACTACGACACGCGCCACACCGTTCTGTCTTTCATTCCCAATACGGCCGAGGTGGCGTTCTACGGGATGGTCGACGGGTTCAAACGATACATCCGCCGGCAGCAAACTCACCGCATCCAGGAGCTGGGCCACTCGCCCTCGGCAGAAGAGATCGCCGACATTCTCCGGGAAGACGTCCGACTGGAGAAAGTGGCCTGGAAAGACATCAAGCTACGCACCTTCATCGCCGAGGGCAACTCACGCAACGACCTCGCCTCGCATGTCTACGACATCACCTACGAAAGCATCCGCCCCGGCGAAGACAACCTTGTGGTGATCGACGACAGCATCGTGCGCGGCACCACCCTCCAACGTAGCATCCTCCGCATACTCAATCGCCTGCACCCCCGCCGAATCATCATTGTAAGCAGCGCGCCCCAAATCCGCTACCCCGACTATTACGGCATCGACATGCCCCGACTGGAAGAGTTCTGCGTGTTCCGGGCCACCGTCGCGCTGCTCAAAGAGCGTGGCTTGCACACCCTTATCGACGATATATATAAAGAATGTGTAGCTGAACTGAAGAAGTCGGCCGCTGAGATGCAAAACTGTGTGCGAGCCCTCTACAAACCTTTCACCGTGGAGGAAATCAACGAGAAGATTGTCGAGATGCTCCGTCCGCAAGGCGTTGCCACGCCCATCGAACTGGTCTACCAGTCTATCGAAGGACTGCATCGCGCCATTTCCCATCACAAAGGCGACTGGTATTTCACGGGCAACTATCCCACGCCCGGCGGAACCCGTCTCTGCAACCAAGCCTTCGTCAATTACGTCGAGCGCGAACGACAAAAATGA
- the carA gene encoding glutamine-hydrolyzing carbamoyl-phosphate synthase small subunit, with amino-acid sequence MRNVTLVLQDGTKFHGKSFGYDAPVAGEVVFNTAMMGYPESLTDPSYAGQLVTLTFPLVGNYGVPPFTFGPEGLPTFMESDHIHASAIIVSDYSEQYSHWNANESLAEWLKREHVSGITGIDTRELTKVLREHGVMMGQIIFDDEPENIPQAQYEGVNFVDRVSCKEIIGYNEGAGKRVVLVDCGVKANIIRNLIERGLEVVRVPWNYDYTGMEFDGLFLGNGPGDPDLCQDAVNILRQQMSKSRKPICGICMGNQLMAKAGGANIYKLKYGHRSHNQPVRMVGTDKCYITSQNHGYAVDASTLDKDWSELFVNMNDGSNEGVRHNTNPWFTSQFHPEACSGPVDTLFMFDLFVEKLTL; translated from the coding sequence ATGAGAAACGTAACATTAGTTCTGCAAGACGGTACCAAATTCCACGGCAAGTCGTTTGGTTACGATGCGCCTGTGGCAGGCGAAGTGGTTTTTAACACGGCCATGATGGGCTACCCTGAGAGTCTTACCGACCCTTCTTATGCCGGTCAGCTAGTAACGCTTACCTTTCCCTTGGTTGGCAACTACGGCGTTCCACCCTTCACCTTTGGCCCCGAAGGGCTACCCACGTTCATGGAGAGCGACCATATACACGCCTCGGCCATCATTGTGAGCGATTATAGCGAGCAATATAGCCACTGGAACGCTAACGAAAGCTTGGCCGAATGGCTTAAACGCGAACATGTATCTGGCATAACGGGCATCGATACACGCGAGCTTACCAAGGTTTTGCGCGAACATGGCGTGATGATGGGCCAAATAATCTTCGACGACGAACCTGAAAATATACCCCAAGCGCAGTACGAAGGCGTGAACTTTGTAGACCGTGTTAGCTGCAAAGAGATAATTGGCTATAACGAAGGGGCAGGAAAACGCGTTGTGTTGGTAGACTGCGGAGTGAAGGCAAACATCATTCGCAACCTCATCGAACGTGGTCTTGAAGTAGTGCGCGTGCCTTGGAATTACGACTATACTGGAATGGAATTCGACGGACTTTTCCTTGGAAACGGCCCTGGCGACCCCGATTTGTGCCAAGATGCAGTAAACATACTGCGCCAACAAATGAGCAAGAGCCGCAAACCCATCTGCGGAATTTGCATGGGCAACCAGCTTATGGCCAAGGCAGGCGGTGCTAACATCTATAAATTAAAGTACGGACACCGCTCGCACAACCAACCTGTGCGTATGGTGGGCACAGATAAATGCTACATTACGAGCCAAAACCACGGTTATGCCGTTGATGCTTCTACGCTTGATAAGGATTGGAGTGAGTTGTTCGTAAACATGAACGACGGCAGTAACGAAGGCGTGCGCCACAACACCAACCCATGGTTCACTTCCCAATTCCACCCTGAAGCCTGCTCAGGACCGGTCGATACGCTGTTTATGTTCGACCTTTTCGTGGAAAAACTCACCCTATAA
- the carB gene encoding carbamoyl-phosphate synthase (glutamine-hydrolyzing) large subunit translates to MKDESIKKVLLLGSGALKIGEAGEFDYSGSQALKALREEGVQTVLINPNIATVQTSEGVADQIYFLPVQPYFVERVIEKERPDGILLAFGGQTALNCGVELYQSGVLEKYGVKVLGTPVQAIMDTEDRELFVEKLNEINVKTIKSEACSTIEQARRAAANLGYPVILRAAYALGGLGSGFCDNEEELNKLAEKAFSFSSQVLVEKSLKGWKEIEYEVVRDRYDNCITVCNMENFDPLGIHTGESIVVAPSQTLSNSEYHKLRALSIKIIRHIGIVGECNVQYAFDPKSEDYRVIEVNARLSRSSALASKATGYPLAFVAAKLGMGYGLFELKNSVTKTTSAFFEPALDYVVCKIPRWDLSKFRGVDKELGSSMKSVGEVMAIGRNFEEAIQKGLRMIGQGMHGFVENKELKIDDIDAALREPTDKRVFIISKAMHKGYTIDQIHELTKIDKWFLEKLKHIIDIDETLQRCTSVNVLDKELLRTAKVYGFTDFQIARAVGLEKEMGNMHKASLVVRNLRKSYGILPVVKQIDTLAAEYPAQTNYLYLTYSGVASDIRFDNDRRSIVVLGSGAYRIGSSVEFDWCGVQALNTIRREGYRSVMINYNPETVSTDYDMCDRLYFDELTFERVMDVIDLETPNGVIVSTGGQIPNNLAMKLDEQHVPILGTSATDIDNAEDRAKFSSMLTRNGINQPEWSALTSMDKINEFIDRVGFPVLVRPSYVLSGAAMNVCSNREELERFLQLAANVSEDHPVVVSRFIEHAKEIEMDAVAKDGEILAYAISEHIEFAGVHSGDATIQFPPQKVYIETVRRIKRVSRQIAKELHISGPFNIQFMARDNDLLVIECNLRASRSFPFVSKVLKLNLIDLATRVMLGLPVEKPNKNLFDLDYVGIKASQFSFNRLQKADPVLGVDMASTGEVGCLGDDTNSALLTSMLSVGHRIPKKTVLLSTGGGKQKAEMLDAAKRLVNNGYELYATSGTSHFLTENGIANTTVYWPTDEGMEPKVLDVLREKKIDMVVNIPKDLTPRELTNGYSIRRAAIDLNIPLITNTRLASAFITAFTTMRVEDIEIKAWSEYK, encoded by the coding sequence ATGAAAGACGAAAGCATAAAGAAAGTGTTGCTGCTGGGTTCCGGCGCATTGAAGATTGGCGAAGCGGGTGAATTCGACTACTCTGGCTCGCAAGCGCTCAAAGCCCTACGTGAAGAGGGCGTACAAACGGTGCTTATCAACCCCAACATCGCCACGGTGCAAACCTCTGAAGGCGTAGCCGACCAGATATATTTCCTACCCGTTCAGCCTTATTTCGTTGAAAGGGTTATCGAGAAAGAACGCCCCGACGGCATTCTCTTGGCCTTCGGTGGACAAACGGCACTTAACTGCGGTGTGGAACTTTACCAAAGTGGTGTGCTCGAAAAGTATGGCGTGAAAGTGCTGGGTACGCCCGTGCAAGCCATCATGGACACTGAAGACCGTGAGCTGTTTGTTGAAAAGCTGAATGAGATTAACGTCAAGACGATCAAGAGCGAGGCATGTTCCACCATCGAACAGGCACGTCGCGCTGCTGCTAATCTTGGCTATCCTGTTATCTTGCGCGCTGCTTACGCATTGGGCGGACTGGGCAGTGGCTTTTGCGACAATGAGGAAGAACTGAACAAATTGGCTGAGAAAGCATTCTCGTTCTCCTCACAAGTGCTGGTAGAGAAAAGTCTCAAGGGATGGAAAGAGATTGAATACGAAGTGGTACGCGACCGATACGACAATTGCATTACTGTCTGCAACATGGAGAATTTCGACCCGCTTGGTATCCATACGGGTGAAAGTATCGTTGTTGCTCCATCGCAAACGCTTAGCAATAGCGAATATCACAAGCTACGTGCACTCTCCATTAAGATTATCCGTCACATCGGAATCGTTGGCGAATGCAACGTTCAATATGCCTTCGACCCTAAGAGCGAAGACTATCGTGTTATCGAAGTGAACGCTCGCCTTAGTCGTTCATCAGCCCTTGCTTCAAAGGCCACAGGCTATCCGCTGGCTTTCGTTGCAGCCAAGTTGGGCATGGGCTACGGCCTTTTTGAGCTGAAGAACTCGGTTACAAAGACCACCAGCGCTTTTTTCGAGCCCGCACTCGACTACGTTGTCTGCAAGATACCACGCTGGGACTTGAGTAAGTTTCGCGGCGTAGACAAGGAATTAGGCTCGTCGATGAAGTCGGTTGGCGAGGTAATGGCCATCGGCCGAAACTTTGAAGAGGCCATTCAGAAGGGATTGCGCATGATTGGCCAAGGCATGCACGGCTTCGTTGAGAACAAGGAATTGAAGATTGACGACATTGATGCTGCCCTTCGCGAACCCACCGACAAGCGTGTGTTCATCATCTCAAAGGCCATGCACAAGGGATATACCATCGACCAAATACATGAGCTCACGAAGATTGACAAGTGGTTCTTGGAAAAACTGAAGCACATCATCGACATCGACGAGACCTTGCAACGATGCACCAGTGTGAACGTATTGGATAAGGAATTGTTGCGAACGGCAAAGGTGTATGGCTTTACCGACTTCCAAATTGCCCGCGCAGTGGGTCTTGAAAAGGAGATGGGCAACATGCACAAGGCTTCTTTGGTGGTGCGTAACTTGCGAAAGTCGTATGGCATTCTGCCTGTTGTGAAGCAGATTGATACGCTTGCAGCAGAATATCCCGCGCAAACCAACTACCTTTACCTCACCTATTCGGGTGTAGCGAGCGACATTCGCTTCGACAACGACCGTCGTTCTATCGTTGTTCTCGGCTCTGGTGCTTATCGTATCGGTTCTTCTGTAGAGTTCGACTGGTGCGGTGTGCAGGCCCTTAACACCATCCGACGCGAGGGTTATCGGTCGGTTATGATTAACTATAACCCCGAAACGGTGTCTACCGACTACGACATGTGCGACCGTCTGTACTTTGACGAGTTGACATTCGAACGCGTGATGGACGTTATCGACCTTGAAACGCCCAACGGTGTGATTGTGTCTACAGGTGGACAGATACCCAATAACCTGGCAATGAAGCTCGACGAGCAACACGTGCCTATACTTGGAACATCGGCAACAGACATTGATAACGCCGAAGACCGCGCCAAGTTCTCGTCTATGCTCACCCGAAACGGCATCAACCAACCCGAGTGGAGCGCGTTGACGTCAATGGATAAGATTAACGAATTCATCGATCGCGTGGGCTTCCCCGTGCTGGTTCGCCCCTCTTACGTGCTGTCGGGTGCGGCTATGAATGTTTGTTCAAACCGCGAAGAACTTGAACGCTTCCTGCAATTGGCCGCCAATGTCAGCGAAGACCACCCCGTAGTGGTGAGCCGATTCATCGAGCACGCTAAAGAAATAGAGATGGATGCCGTGGCCAAAGACGGTGAAATACTAGCCTACGCCATCAGCGAGCATATCGAGTTTGCTGGTGTTCACTCTGGCGACGCCACCATTCAGTTCCCCCCACAAAAGGTTTACATAGAAACGGTGCGCCGAATAAAGCGCGTTAGCCGACAGATTGCTAAGGAATTGCATATCTCGGGACCGTTTAACATCCAGTTTATGGCACGCGACAACGACCTGCTGGTTATCGAATGCAACTTGCGCGCCTCACGTTCGTTCCCCTTTGTAAGCAAAGTGCTTAAGCTGAACCTCATCGATTTGGCCACACGCGTTATGCTTGGCCTACCCGTTGAGAAGCCTAACAAAAACCTTTTCGACCTCGATTACGTGGGCATAAAGGCCTCGCAGTTCTCATTTAACCGTCTACAAAAGGCCGACCCCGTGTTGGGCGTCGACATGGCATCCACTGGCGAGGTGGGTTGTTTGGGCGACGACACCAATTCTGCCCTGCTTACAAGTATGCTTTCGGTGGGTCATCGCATCCCAAAGAAAACCGTTTTGCTCTCAACTGGCGGTGGAAAGCAAAAGGCCGAGATGCTAGATGCGGCCAAACGACTGGTGAACAACGGTTACGAATTGTATGCCACTAGCGGCACATCGCACTTCCTAACAGAGAACGGCATTGCCAACACCACCGTGTATTGGCCTACCGACGAGGGAATGGAACCCAAAGTGCTCGACGTGTTGCGTGAAAAGAAGATCGACATGGTGGTGAACATCCCCAAAGACCTCACTCCACGCGAACTTACCAACGGCTACAGCATACGCCGTGCAGCTATCGACCTCAATATCCCGCTTATCACCAACACGCGTTTGGCCAGTGCTTTCATCACTGCCTTTACCACCATGCGTGTCGAAGACATCGAGATTAAGGCGTGGTCGGAGTATAAATAG